CAGCCCGGTCTGTTTAAAAACATCTGCAAAGGGCTTGCTGCACGCCTTGGCATATTGTGTGAGGGCTTCCTGGTACAGCGCATGCTTGTTTTGAAAATAGTGATAGCACAAACCGGCTACAACACCGGCCTCTTTAGCAATATCCTTCATTGTTGTGCTCTCATAGCCTTTTTCTGCGAAAACACGCATGGCAACATCCAGAATTTCCTGTTTTCGGATCTCCGGGTCCTTAGATACTCGCATTTCATCACCTCGCATATAGGATAGCACAGCAATTGAATAAGTGTCAATGATTAAAATTCAATAAAAGAGAAACCTTAAGGAATTGTTGGATGACAAAGTGCGGGTAAGCTTAGAGATAAAATCTTCGATAGTTTAAAGTGATGCAAAGTGCCTAAAAATGCGTTCTAAGAGTAGAAAGATATGCTTCCGATTAATAGCTACAATTAATGGATAATAATAGCATAAAATATAATATAAGACTAGTATTTTTTTAATTTATACAGTATGATTAATTTGAGGGTAAAATTATAGTGTGCAAAGGGGAAAAAGTGAATCCAATCTTAAAAGCATTAGGAAAAAACTGGTATAAAGAAATATGGAGCCTGGACATCAAAAACCAGTCGTGGGTAGAAAATACAGCTGATGAAGTTGATTTTATTATAAAAACCTTAAAGTTGAACGGTACGGAAAAAATTCTTGATATGGCCTGTGGCTTTGGCAGGCATTCATTGGAATTTGCTCGAAGAGGGTATGAGGTTGTCGGTGTGGATATTACTAAAGACTATGTGGAGGATGCCATAAAAAGCGCTAGGCAGGAAGAATTGGAAAATGTAGCCTTTATCCGGGCTGATTTACGAGAATTAAATTTTGAAAGCGAATTTGATGTTGTGCTGAATTTAGCTGATGGCGCAATCGGTTATCTGGAAAATGAAAATGAAAATAATAAAATTTTTGATCAGATTGCGAGGGCATTAAAACCCGGCGGAAAGCATTTTATGGAAATAGCCAATGCAGAATATGCAGACCATCATTTTCCATGTACAGCATGGGACATTGGAGAAAAAGCAATATCTTTATCAAAATTTGAGTGGGACAGAGAAAAAAGGACCTATATTTTTGGAAATTGGGATTTTGTATATGGTGAAGTAGCTACAAAACCCAAATTTGAATATGGGACACCGCTCAGAATCTATACAATTGAAGAACTGAAAAAAATAATGGATGAGAGAGGAATCAATGTGATCAGCTCATTTTGTGATTATTATGGAAAAACAGCCTCTTGCGATGATTTTCAGTTAATACTGTTCTCTGTCAAAAAACCATAAAAAGCTGAGCGGCGAGCCCCTAAAAGGCCTCGCTGCCCGGCTTTAATGTTTAATGATGGAATAAGCGGATTCCGGTCATGGCCATGGAGATATTGTATTTGTCACAGGCTTCAATGACAAGGTCATCTCTGATCGAGCCGCCGGACTGGGCAATACAGGTGACGCCGCTTTTGTGCGCGCGTTCAATATTATCGCCAAAGGGGAAAAAGGCATCACTGCCCAGCGCGACACCGCTTATCTGGGACAACCAGGCTTTCTTTTCCTCACGGGATAAGGGCTCGGGTTTGCTTGTAAAGAACTCTGGCCATACATCATCGGTCAAAATGTCCTCAGCGTCGTCTGAAATATAGACATCGATGGCATTGTCCCGGTTAGCCCGCTGCATATTTTCCTTAAAAGGGAGGTTCAGCACCTTTTCGTGGTGACGCAGCGCCCAGTTATCTGCTTTATTACCCGCCAGGCGAGTGCAGTGGACACGGGACTGCTGCCCGGCGCCGATGCCGATGGCCTGTCCATCCTTGACATAGCAGACGGAATTTGACTGAGTGTATTTTAGGGTGACCAGTGCGATCAGGAGATTGACGCGGTCCGAAGCGCTGAGCGTCTGGTTTTTGGTTGGAATTTTCTGAAACAGCGCCTCGGTGATGGCCTGATTGTTTCTGGCCTGTTCAAAGGTTATGCCAAAAACATCCTTATATTCCAGTGAAGCGGGCTCATAATCGGCATCGATCTGGAGAATAACATAATTCCCTTTTTTCTTTTCGGATAACAGCGCTAAAGCCTCCTCCGAGAATGAAGGGGCGATGATACCATCGCTGACTTCCATCGAAATATAACGGGCGCAGGCCGCGTCACATTCGTCGCTCAGGGCGATAAAGTCGCCATAGCTTGACATGCGGTCACTGCCTCTTGCCCGGATATAGGCTGTGGCGACAGGGGTGAGCTCCATGTCCTCAATAAAGTACATTTTCTTTTCGACGTCGGTCAGGGGAACATACACAGCGGCGCCGGCAGGGCTGACGTGTTTAAAGCTTGTGGCGCTCGGCAGGCCTGTGGCTTCCTTTAATTCCCTGACGAGCTGCCAGCTGTTAAAGGCGTCCAGCAGGTTGATGAAGCCGGGCTTTCCGTTTAACACCTGAAGCGGAAGCTCACCATCCTTCATGAAAATGCGGGCAGGCTTCTGATTGGGATTACAGCCATACTTTAATTCCAGTTCTTTCATTTTATCATCCTCCATGTCATATAAAAAGAGCCGACAGATCCGGACTCTTTTGCCCAGACGGTCGGCTCTTGATTATTATACTTCATGTGGTTTATTCCACTTCCGTCAGTCGTATAACTATAAAAACTTTATCATATTCTTAATCAGGTGTCAATGCTTTTGCAGCGGTAACAGGGCATTACACATGGGAACAGTCAGACTTAATTTATTTTCGTTCATAGCCTGTAAGCATGGTCATGGCAAAGCAGAAAAGTGCGGCAAAAGCCCAAAAACGGTGCTGTTTCATCGTAAAACCTCCTTTCAGTCATCTATGCGAGTTTTTCCTATTAAAACTATTATACATAATAGACGTAAAAAATTCAATTCTTAAAAACTCCGATCCTGTTCAGAAGCAGTTTAAAACTGCAGAATTTTAAGAGGCGTTTGACAAAACAGAGTATGAGGGCTATGATAAAGACAAATCAGACACTGCATAATCTTGAAAATATATGAAAAGCGGAGCTGCCAGTATGAAAAAAATGATTAATATGACCGTGTTCAACCATGATATGGACCGGTTTGAAAACCAGGATGCCCTGAAAGACTTTTACAAGTCCCGCGGGCTGGACGGCCTGGAGCTTCAGGTGTTATGGAATGAGCGCCTTCCTGAGAAAATACCGCAGGAGGATGTTGTGGGGGTGCACCTGAGAATGTTTCCCTGTTGGATGGATCTTTGGCGTAATGACGAAGCAGCCCTGCTGAAGGAGTTTGATAAACCGGAAAACTGGGAGACATACTATGAGGGAAGGGATAAATCCTGTATCCTCAACCGTTTAGAAAAGGAGCTGGAAACAGCGCAGGCGCTGAACGCCGAGTATGTGGTGTTCCATGTCTCGGACTGCCGTTTTACAGAGACCTACCACAATGTATTTCATTACAGCGACGAGGCAGTGATTGACGCGAGCTGTGAGGTGATCAATACGCTTTTGGACGGTAAAAATTACACATTTAAATTCCTGGTCGAGAACCTCTGGTGGCCAGGCCTGACCCTTACCCGACCGGAAATGACGGAGCGGCTGCTGAGGGGAATACATACCGATAAAAAGGGGATCATGTTCGATACCGGCCATTTACTGCATACCAATTTAGAACTGAGGACAGAAAAGGAAGGCATTGATTACATCAACAAAATGCTTGATGCCCACGGAGTGCTTTGTGATTATATTTATGGAATGCATCTCCAGCAGTCACTCACAGGAGCGTATGTCCAGAGCATTGTTCAGAATCCGCCAGATTTAAAGGAGTCCTTTTGGGATCGCTTTTGGCAGTGTTCAGAGCATATTTTTAAGATTGACGCCCATTTGCCCTTTAGGCATCCTGAGGTAAAAGCGCTGATACAGAGAATATCGCCCGAATACCTGACGCTTGAACTTGTAAGCGCCGACTCAGCTGAGCATGGGCAGAAG
The DNA window shown above is from Eubacterium limosum and carries:
- a CDS encoding class I SAM-dependent methyltransferase, translating into MNPILKALGKNWYKEIWSLDIKNQSWVENTADEVDFIIKTLKLNGTEKILDMACGFGRHSLEFARRGYEVVGVDITKDYVEDAIKSARQEELENVAFIRADLRELNFESEFDVVLNLADGAIGYLENENENNKIFDQIARALKPGGKHFMEIANAEYADHHFPCTAWDIGEKAISLSKFEWDREKRTYIFGNWDFVYGEVATKPKFEYGTPLRIYTIEELKKIMDERGINVISSFCDYYGKTASCDDFQLILFSVKKP
- a CDS encoding phosphoribosylaminoimidazolecarboxamide formyltransferase translates to MKELELKYGCNPNQKPARIFMKDGELPLQVLNGKPGFINLLDAFNSWQLVRELKEATGLPSATSFKHVSPAGAAVYVPLTDVEKKMYFIEDMELTPVATAYIRARGSDRMSSYGDFIALSDECDAACARYISMEVSDGIIAPSFSEEALALLSEKKKGNYVILQIDADYEPASLEYKDVFGITFEQARNNQAITEALFQKIPTKNQTLSASDRVNLLIALVTLKYTQSNSVCYVKDGQAIGIGAGQQSRVHCTRLAGNKADNWALRHHEKVLNLPFKENMQRANRDNAIDVYISDDAEDILTDDVWPEFFTSKPEPLSREEKKAWLSQISGVALGSDAFFPFGDNIERAHKSGVTCIAQSGGSIRDDLVIEACDKYNISMAMTGIRLFHH
- a CDS encoding TIM barrel protein; the encoded protein is MKKMINMTVFNHDMDRFENQDALKDFYKSRGLDGLELQVLWNERLPEKIPQEDVVGVHLRMFPCWMDLWRNDEAALLKEFDKPENWETYYEGRDKSCILNRLEKELETAQALNAEYVVFHVSDCRFTETYHNVFHYSDEAVIDASCEVINTLLDGKNYTFKFLVENLWWPGLTLTRPEMTERLLRGIHTDKKGIMFDTGHLLHTNLELRTEKEGIDYINKMLDAHGVLCDYIYGMHLQQSLTGAYVQSIVQNPPDLKESFWDRFWQCSEHIFKIDAHLPFRHPEVKALIQRISPEYLTLELVSADSAEHGQKLDQQLLALK